Proteins encoded by one window of Sorex araneus isolate mSorAra2 chromosome 3, mSorAra2.pri, whole genome shotgun sequence:
- the RAMP2 gene encoding receptor activity-modifying protein 2, whose amino-acid sequence MASLRAGRAAGRPAALRLLLLLSAALKPHECFSQPDPTQDTWEFKGKTAEEDYENIIQLCWKYYKNNMDLIEKDWCDWAMISRPYSELRYCLEGTAEEFGLAFPNPWAERIILETHQIHFANCSLVRPAFSDPPEDILLAMIIAPICLIPFLVTLVVWRSKDNEAQT is encoded by the exons ATGGCCTCGCTGCGGGCCGGGCGCGCCGCCGGCCGCCCCGCCGCGCTGCGTCTCCTGCTGCTGCTGAGCG CCGCCCTGAAGCCCCATGAGTGCTTCTCGCAGCCAGACCCCACCCAGGACACCTGGGAGTTCAAAG GGAAAACAGCAGAGGAGGACTATGAGAATATCATTCAGCTTTGCTGGAAGTATTATAAGAATAACATGGACCTTATTGAAAAGGACTGGTGTGACTGGGCCATGATTAGCAG GCCTTATAGCGAACTGAGATACTGTTTGGAGGGTACCGCAGAGGAGTTTGGCCTGGCCTTCCCCAACCCCTGGGCTGAACGGATCATCTTGGAGACTCACCAGATCCACTTCGCCAATTGCTCTCTGGTGCGGCCCGCCTTCTCAGATCCTCCCGAGGACATACTCCTGGCCATGATCATCGCCCCCATCTGCCTCATCCCCTTTCTTGTCACCCTTGTGGTGTGGCGGAGTAAAGACAACGAGGCTCAGACTTAG
- the VPS25 gene encoding vacuolar protein-sorting-associated protein 25: MAMSFEWPWQYRFPPFFTLQPNVDTRQKQLAAWCSLVLSFCRLHKQSSMTVMEAQESPLFNNVKLQRKLPVESIQVVLEELRKKGNLEWLDKNKSSFLIMWRRPEEWGKLIYQWVSKSGQNNSVFTLYELTNGEDTEDEEFHGLDEATLLRALQALQQDHKAEIITVSDGRGVKFF; this comes from the exons ATGGCGATGAGTTTCGAGTGGCCGTGGCAGTATCGCTTCCCGCCCTTCTTTAC GTTGCAGCCCAACGTGGACACGCGGCAGAAGCAGCTGGCCGCCTGGTGCTCGCTGGTCCTGTCGTTCTGCCGCCTGCACAAACAGTCCAGCATGACGGTGATGGAAGCGCAGGAGAGTCCGCTCTTCAACAATGTGAAGCTGCAGC GGAAGCTCCCAGTGGAATCAATCCAGGTTGTATTAGAGGAGCTCAGAAAGAAAG GGAACCTCGAGTGGTTGGACAAGAATAAGTCTAGCTTCCTGATCATGTGGAGGAGGCCAGAAGAATGGGGAAAGCTCATCTATCAATGG GTTTCCAAGAGTGGCCAGAACAACTCCGTGTTCACGCTGTATGAATTGACCAACGGGGAAGACACAGAGGATGAGG AGTTCCATGGGCTGGATGAGGCCACCCTCCTGCGGGCTCTGCAGGCCCTACAGCAGGATCACAAGGCGGAGATCATCACGGTCAGCGACGGCCGAGGCGTCAAGTTCTTCTAG